GAAAAGCAATGACCTTATCTCGGGACTAGGGTGCCCGGTTTTCGGCGCGCTAGCCTGCCATCCACATGCGGAAGGTCTGCACGAGCAGCCAGGCGTTGAGGGCGGCGATGACGACGGCCACCATCCAGGAGAGAGTCTTGACCCAGCCGGGGTTCACGAACTCGCCCATCTTCAGCTTGTCGCTGGTGAACATGACCAGCGGAAAGACGGCGAAGCTCAACTGCATGCTGAGGATCACCTGGCTCAGGACCAGCAGGCGGGCGGTGCCGCTTTCTCCGTAATAGAAGGTCACCAGGACGGCCGGCACAATGGCCACCATGCGGGTGATGAGGCGGCGCAGCCAGGGCTTGAGGCGGATGCGCAGGAAGCCTTCCATCACGATCTGCCCGGCGAGCGTGCCGGTGAGGGTGGAGTTCTGGCCGGAAGCCAGCAGGGCGAGAGCGAACAGGGTGCTGGCGCTCACCACGCCCAGCACGGGCGTGAGGAGCTGGTGGGCCTGGCCGATCTCGGCGACTTCGCTGTAGCCGTTGCGATGGAAGGTGGCGGCGGAGACGATGAGGATGGCGGCGTTGACGAACAGCGCGAACATCAGCGCGATGGTCGAATCCAGAGTGGAGAACTTGATGGCTTCGCGCATGCCTTCGCGGGTGCGCTCGAAATTGCGCGTCTGCACGATGGAGGAGTGCAGGTAGAGATTGTGCGGCATCACCGTAGCGCCCAGGATGCCGATGGCGATGTAGAGCATCTCCGGGTTGGTGACGATCTGGGGCGAGGGAATGAAGAAGCCGCGGGCGATCTCGCGGATCTCGGGGCGGGAGAAGATGATCTCCAGCCCAAAGCAGAAGCCCACCACGCTGATGAGCGAGATGACCAGCGCCTCGATGTAACGGAAGCCGCGGTTCTGCAGGAACAGGACCAACAGCACGTCGAGGGCGGTGAGACACACACCCCAGATCAGAGGGATGCCGAACAGCAGTTCCAGCGCAATGGCCGAGCCGATGACTTCGGCCAGGTCGCAGGCGGCGATGGCGACCTCGCACAGCACCCACAGGCCGAAGGAGACGGGCTTGGAGTAGTGGTCGCGGCAGGCCTGGGCGAGGTCGCGCCCGGTGACGATGCCCAGCTTGACGGCCAGGCTCTGCAGGAGGATGGCCATCAGGTTGGAGAGCATGATGACCGAGAGCAGGGTGTAGTTGAAGCGCGAGCCGGCGGCTAGGTCGGTGGCCCAGTTGCCGGGATCCATGTAGCCGACGGCCACCAGATACCCCGGCCCGGCAAAGGCCAGCATCTTGCGCCAGAAGCTGGCGGTACGCGCCACCGGCAGGCTGCGATAGACCTCAGGCAGGCTGGGGGACTCGGCTTCGAAGCGCCAAGGGCGGGTGCTCATACGCTTGTGCGGTGGCTTCCGAACGGAGGGGCGGAATCAACCACGGCAATAATTCTCTATTTAACCTAGGTTAATTGGCAAGTGTTACCTGTGATTCATCACAAGGACGTGTGAGGGGCCGGGAAATTCCTGGCTTCGCTTGGAAGGACCCGGAGCGGACGCTAGGCGTGGGCCGTGGTGACCCAGACTTTCTCCGCTACCGGGCCGCCGATGGAGATGCGGGCCGAGCCGGCGATGACGGTCAGGGTCTGGTCATAGTTGCGGGCGAGCACCTTGAGGCGGACCCCGGGACGGATGCCGCGCTGCTCCAGGAACTCGAGTAGGTTGCGGTCGCGCTCGTACACGCTGGAGACGGTGTAGGCGCCGGGGGCAGCTTCGGAAAGCAGCTTCAATCCGCGGCGACGGCGGGCGGCCGGGTTCTCCGGGGTGACCGGGTTGCCATGCGGACACACGCCGCCGCGGCCCAGCTTCTGAGCGAGCTTGAGCTCGAA
This genomic stretch from Terriglobales bacterium harbors:
- a CDS encoding Nramp family divalent metal transporter yields the protein MSTRPWRFEAESPSLPEVYRSLPVARTASFWRKMLAFAGPGYLVAVGYMDPGNWATDLAAGSRFNYTLLSVIMLSNLMAILLQSLAVKLGIVTGRDLAQACRDHYSKPVSFGLWVLCEVAIAACDLAEVIGSAIALELLFGIPLIWGVCLTALDVLLVLFLQNRGFRYIEALVISLISVVGFCFGLEIIFSRPEIREIARGFFIPSPQIVTNPEMLYIAIGILGATVMPHNLYLHSSIVQTRNFERTREGMREAIKFSTLDSTIALMFALFVNAAILIVSAATFHRNGYSEVAEIGQAHQLLTPVLGVVSASTLFALALLASGQNSTLTGTLAGQIVMEGFLRIRLKPWLRRLITRMVAIVPAVLVTFYYGESGTARLLVLSQVILSMQLSFAVFPLVMFTSDKLKMGEFVNPGWVKTLSWMVAVVIAALNAWLLVQTFRMWMAG
- a CDS encoding metal-dependent transcriptional regulator produces the protein MITVSKEDYLKAILEAESEGQTVISATLAHWLDVSAPAVTMALRRLRKDGLVRVQKDGRVQLTAAGREIAQRTAERHHLIERMLSEVFGMEWHKVHDEAERLEHAVSADFELKLAQKLGRGGVCPHGNPVTPENPAARRRRGLKLLSEAAPGAYTVSSVYERDRNLLEFLEQRGIRPGVRLKVLARNYDQTLTVIAGSARISIGGPVAEKVWVTTAHA